One stretch of Diabrotica undecimpunctata isolate CICGRU chromosome 5, icDiaUnde3, whole genome shotgun sequence DNA includes these proteins:
- the mRpS16 gene encoding small ribosomal subunit protein bS16m, whose protein sequence is MAHIKKLSVSMSKAGLPFPVPTKIIRFVRKGCTNRPFFHIVVADTRTDQHDPSIEQLGTHDPFPNEHNEKLTSLNFERIRYWLTHGAIATNPVLELLGLAGFYPIHPRSYMTAWRNREKAKEALEAAKETKEEKS, encoded by the exons ATGGCACATATTAAGAAACTGAGCGTTTCAATGAGTAAAGCTGGACTGCCATTTCCAGTACCTACAAAGATTATTAGATTTGTTCGGAAAGGTTGTACTAATAGACCATTTTTCCACATAGTAGTTGCCGAT ACTAGAACAGATCAACACGATCCTTCAATAGAACAACTTGGAACTCATGACCCTTTCCCAAATGAACACAATGAAAAATTAACATCCTTAAACTTTGAAAGAATTCGATATTGGTTAACACATGGAGCCATTGCAACAAATCCTGTTCTTGAATTATTAG GTCTTGCAGGATTCTATCCTATTCACCCTAGGAGTTATATGACTGCGTGGAGAAACAGAGAAAAGGCAAAAGAAGCTCTTGAAGCTGCTAAAGAGACCAAAGAGGAGAAAAGTTAA